ATTCTAATGATAATGTCTCGATTTATTTCTGCGTTATCACCAATTATTTCATCCCTTCTATGTCGCATCATTCCGAAATCTTCCGGTGCAATTCTATAATCAGAAATTTTACCTTTGTTGATTTCCAAAACTCTCGTCTCTGCACACACGGAAATTTCATCAAGCCCATCATCACTGTGGACAATATATGCTTTTTCTATTCCAAGTCTCAACAGCGTTTCTGCATAGAGGTCTTGCACCTTCTCACTAAAAACTCCCACAACTTGCCTTCGCACTTCGGCAGGATTTGATAAGGGACCTAAAATATTAAAGATAGTTCTTATACCGATTTCTTTACGCACTGGTGCTGCATATTTCATTGCGCTATGAAACTGCGGAGCAAACATAAATCCAATGCCGATTTCATCGATACATTTTGCCACCTTTTCAGGCGACAGGTTAACTTTTACACCCATCTTCTCTAAAATGTCTGCACTTCCGCACCTGCTCGACACGGAGCGGTTACCATGCTTTGCCACTGTAACACCTGCCCCTGCGGCGACAATTGCCGCTGTAGTTGAAATATTGAAAGTTCCTGAAGCATCTCCTCCTGTCCCGCAAGTATCAACTGCATTCACATCATTGAGTTTTATTGTAACCGCCATCTCTCTCATTGCCTTGACTGCACCAATGATTTCTTCAAGTGATTCACCCTTTATAGTGAGGGCAGTCAAAAATGATGCAATCTGGGAGTGAGTAGCTTTTCCTTTAAGAATTTCTTTTATTGCTAAATATGCCTCTTCTTCTGAAAGAGAATTTCCATTCGCCAGTTTTGATATGCATTTCTTCAACATATTGACTTTTTATTTAATCTCTAAAAAATTCTTCAATAGCTCTTTTCCACATTTGGTCAGAATAGATTCCGGATGAAACTGCACTCCGTATAATTTGAGTTTCCTATCTGCAATGCCCA
This portion of the Candidatus Schekmanbacteria bacterium genome encodes:
- the trpD gene encoding anthranilate phosphoribosyltransferase, yielding MLKKCISKLANGNSLSEEEAYLAIKEILKGKATHSQIASFLTALTIKGESLEEIIGAVKAMREMAVTIKLNDVNAVDTCGTGGDASGTFNISTTAAIVAAGAGVTVAKHGNRSVSSRCGSADILEKMGVKVNLSPEKVAKCIDEIGIGFMFAPQFHSAMKYAAPVRKEIGIRTIFNILGPLSNPAEVRRQVVGVFSEKVQDLYAETLLRLGIEKAYIVHSDDGLDEISVCAETRVLEINKGKISDYRIAPEDFGMMRHRRDEIIGDNAEINRDIIIRILKGAEGGKRDIVLLNAAAAIAASGRVESMEEGLEIAKESINSGKAEKKLQDMIAFTNRV